From the genome of Catalinimonas alkaloidigena, one region includes:
- a CDS encoding chitobiase/beta-hexosaminidase C-terminal domain-containing protein → MKHPLLRKISLTTALVCLVTTFLSAQDQVVITEFLASNKATLADEDGDYSDWVELHNAGEAVVNLEGWFLTDKADELMQWELPAVMLPAGGYLVVFASDKDRRDPSAALHTNFKLSASGEFLGLVKPDGVTIAHAYAPEFPNQEEDISYGLYEGQLVYFDQPTPGSENGPGGLVQVPQFSHTRGFYEDAFQLALSGAAEGDQIYYTTDGTRPTAQTGTLYTAPVRIETTTPFSAVATNAAGQSSAVVTQTYLFLDAILQQPQNPTGYPAEWSPLKFGSGNAPADYEMDPEVVNAAPYADLFDEALTSIPTLSIVTNVGYLFSHQNNADTGGIYIYTGNSGAGNAGEDWERPASIEYFDPNTQQEFQVNCGLRLHGGNSRVPENSQKHSFRVSFRSQYGPSKLHYPLFEEPTATTEFNALVLRAGYNYSWTKNSATQRENAQYLQDPFAKVTQRALGHMAPHDKFVHLYLNGLYWGLYNISEKLTNDFMETYLNGEEDDFDVIKDHSQIQDGEWTAWSHLLDQAKKGFATNENYQKVQGKNPDGTPNPALENLLDVENLIDYMQFNMYIGNEDWDHNNWYAARNRLSNDVGFRFYSWDAETAMTDVAYNNVDENNEDNPSGLFRRLLENEEFRLLFADHLQRNFFGDGPLTPEAAAARYRALADEIDLAIVAESARWGDYRKDVHPSDGDRFLYTRNEHWLPRQEELLADYFPQRTAVVVQQFKDAGLFPDIEAPAFSHEGGSQAQAIALEMSTNYGDIYYTTDGSDPRQQITSAVSAGAHQYTGAVAVASAVTIKARAKSGETWSPLTESTYDFPTGITAADAARLASGSFPNPFSGTTTFYFTLPQRAPVRIDIYTLDGRKVDTVQAGVRSSGYNEVHWQPTQAGRGLFLYRIQTPEQVFVGKVVRE, encoded by the coding sequence ATGAAACACCCACTACTGCGAAAAATTAGCCTGACCACGGCGCTCGTTTGCCTGGTTACCACGTTCCTTTCGGCACAAGATCAGGTAGTCATCACCGAGTTTCTGGCCAGCAACAAGGCCACCCTGGCCGACGAAGACGGTGACTACAGCGACTGGGTGGAATTGCACAACGCCGGTGAGGCGGTCGTCAACCTGGAAGGCTGGTTTCTGACCGACAAGGCCGATGAACTGATGCAGTGGGAGCTGCCGGCCGTCATGCTGCCGGCAGGAGGGTACCTGGTGGTTTTTGCCTCCGATAAGGATCGGCGCGACCCTTCCGCCGCGCTGCATACCAACTTCAAACTGTCGGCTTCCGGCGAGTTTCTGGGCCTCGTAAAACCCGACGGCGTTACCATTGCGCACGCGTACGCCCCGGAGTTTCCCAACCAGGAAGAAGACATTTCCTACGGCCTGTACGAAGGGCAACTGGTGTATTTCGACCAGCCGACGCCCGGTTCCGAAAACGGACCGGGGGGGCTGGTGCAGGTCCCGCAGTTTAGTCACACCCGTGGCTTTTACGAGGACGCCTTCCAACTGGCGCTTTCGGGGGCCGCCGAGGGCGATCAAATCTACTATACGACCGACGGGACCCGCCCCACGGCGCAGACCGGCACCCTGTACACCGCGCCCGTCCGCATTGAAACGACGACGCCCTTCAGCGCGGTAGCCACCAATGCGGCCGGACAGTCCAGTGCCGTGGTCACGCAAACGTACCTGTTCCTTGATGCGATTCTGCAACAGCCGCAGAACCCGACAGGCTACCCGGCGGAGTGGAGTCCGCTGAAGTTTGGGTCGGGGAACGCGCCGGCCGATTACGAAATGGACCCGGAAGTGGTAAACGCCGCGCCCTACGCCGACCTGTTCGACGAAGCACTGACCTCCATTCCCACCCTGTCGATTGTGACCAACGTGGGCTATTTGTTTTCTCACCAGAACAATGCCGATACGGGTGGGATTTACATCTACACCGGCAATTCCGGGGCAGGCAACGCCGGAGAGGACTGGGAACGCCCGGCTTCCATCGAATACTTCGACCCCAACACACAACAGGAATTTCAGGTCAACTGCGGCTTGCGGCTGCACGGGGGCAACAGTCGCGTGCCGGAAAACAGCCAGAAGCACTCGTTTCGGGTCTCGTTCCGAAGCCAGTACGGGCCTTCTAAACTCCACTACCCGCTGTTTGAAGAACCTACGGCTACGACCGAGTTCAACGCCCTGGTGCTTCGGGCGGGCTACAACTACTCCTGGACGAAAAACAGCGCAACGCAGCGGGAAAACGCCCAGTACCTCCAGGACCCGTTTGCGAAGGTGACGCAACGTGCGCTGGGCCACATGGCGCCCCACGACAAGTTTGTCCATCTGTATCTGAACGGGCTGTACTGGGGGCTGTACAACATCTCCGAGAAGCTGACCAACGATTTCATGGAAACTTACCTGAACGGCGAAGAGGACGACTTTGACGTGATCAAAGACCACAGCCAGATTCAGGACGGTGAATGGACGGCCTGGTCCCATCTTCTCGACCAGGCGAAAAAAGGCTTCGCAACCAACGAAAATTACCAGAAGGTACAGGGCAAAAATCCCGACGGCACTCCCAATCCGGCGCTGGAAAACTTACTGGATGTGGAGAACCTGATCGACTACATGCAGTTCAACATGTACATCGGCAACGAAGATTGGGACCACAACAACTGGTATGCCGCCCGCAACCGCCTCAGCAACGACGTCGGGTTTCGTTTTTACTCCTGGGATGCCGAGACGGCCATGACGGACGTCGCGTATAACAACGTGGACGAAAACAACGAGGACAATCCGAGCGGATTGTTCCGTCGGTTGCTGGAAAATGAAGAGTTCCGTCTTCTTTTTGCCGACCACCTCCAGCGCAACTTCTTCGGCGACGGGCCGCTGACGCCCGAAGCGGCTGCTGCGCGCTACCGGGCGCTGGCCGACGAGATCGACCTGGCCATCGTTGCCGAATCGGCGCGTTGGGGCGATTACCGGAAAGACGTACACCCCTCCGACGGGGACCGCTTCCTGTACACCCGCAACGAGCATTGGCTGCCGCGCCAGGAAGAACTGTTGGCCGACTACTTCCCGCAGCGCACCGCCGTGGTGGTGCAGCAGTTCAAGGACGCCGGCCTTTTTCCGGACATCGAGGCCCCGGCGTTTAGCCACGAGGGCGGTTCCCAGGCGCAGGCCATCGCGCTGGAGATGAGCACCAACTACGGCGACATTTACTATACTACCGACGGCAGCGATCCACGCCAGCAAATTACCTCGGCCGTTTCGGCGGGGGCGCACCAGTACACCGGGGCGGTAGCGGTGGCGTCGGCCGTTACGATAAAAGCCCGGGCCAAGTCCGGCGAGACCTGGTCGCCGCTCACGGAATCGACCTACGACTTCCCCACCGGCATCACCGCCGCCGACGCCGCGCGCCTGGCCAGCGGCAGCTTTCCCAATCCGTTTTCCGGAACCACGACCTTCTACTTTACGCTGCCTCAACGTGCGCCGGTGCGCATCGACATCTACACCCTCGACGGCCGGAAGGTAGACACCGTGCAGGCGGGCGTCCGTTCCTCGGGTTACAACGAAGTGCACTGGCAACCGACCCAAGCGGGGAGAGGACTCTTCCTCTACCGAATCCAGACCCCGGAACAGGTGTTTGTGGGCAAGGTAGTGCGGGAATAA
- a CDS encoding RNA polymerase sigma factor, with the protein MKQDVQFPEQPSALWDQFRAGDPQALSVLFLEHYEALFNYGLKLTSEEALVEDGIQEVFGELWQSRGRLSAQVSSVRFYLLTSLRHRLVRHLQVLTRKTNPYVLAQHYEQDYSPSTEEQLLQETTAQQQSRLLRGSIDALPRRQREAMFLRYFEEMSYPEIAELMHCNVQSVRNLIHQALTRLRHDPALQRLISTLAVLLSAACAAWSGVLG; encoded by the coding sequence ATGAAACAAGATGTTCAATTCCCTGAACAACCCTCTGCCTTATGGGACCAATTCCGGGCTGGCGATCCGCAAGCCTTGTCGGTCCTTTTCCTCGAACATTACGAAGCACTTTTTAACTACGGCCTGAAGCTGACCTCCGAAGAGGCGTTGGTGGAAGACGGCATCCAGGAAGTTTTTGGGGAGCTCTGGCAAAGTCGCGGCCGGCTTTCGGCTCAGGTAAGTTCCGTCCGCTTTTATCTGCTGACCAGCTTGCGCCATCGCCTCGTGCGTCATTTGCAGGTCCTGACCCGCAAAACCAACCCTTACGTCTTAGCGCAGCACTACGAACAGGATTACAGTCCTTCTACCGAAGAACAGCTGTTGCAGGAAACGACCGCGCAGCAGCAGAGCCGCCTGTTGCGAGGATCGATCGATGCGCTGCCCCGCCGCCAGCGAGAGGCCATGTTTTTGCGCTATTTTGAGGAGATGAGTTACCCGGAAATTGCCGAACTGATGCACTGCAACGTACAGTCCGTTCGGAACCTGATTCACCAGGCCCTGACGCGCCTGCGTCACGATCCTGCCCTGCAACGCCTGATTTCGACCCTGGCCGTGCTGCTCAGTGCGGCCTGTGCTGCCTGGAGCGGAGTGCTTGGCTAA
- a CDS encoding FecR family protein — protein MNYQHYTTQDFMMDDRFQQWVQHPTPASDAYWEAWLANHPEKTEEVEEARRMLRQLHTEYRTVSVEKKQQQLARLHRRLAHSTEAPRVPAGKRRHLWRRMVAVAAMFLLLVGGSWYYFQLQPLVYTASDSTQVITLPDGSQVTLNAHASLRVPRRWSAAGRHVWLTGQGFFEVEKQQTTEGPVKFTVHTSDLDIQVLGTRFDVNQQQTHTQVVLEEGSVQLRLHATADSLIRMQPGDYVQYSRTSRQLVEKTVNPKQYTAWLAHKLVFDQMPLHELAGVIQQTYGRPVIIRDSTAGRRNISGTLPSDDLEVLLEILQEGFGVSIVEKEDTLILQ, from the coding sequence ATGAACTACCAGCACTACACGACGCAGGATTTTATGATGGACGACCGCTTTCAGCAGTGGGTCCAACATCCGACTCCCGCGAGCGATGCGTACTGGGAAGCCTGGCTGGCCAACCACCCGGAAAAGACCGAAGAGGTGGAGGAGGCACGTCGCATGCTACGGCAGCTTCATACGGAATACCGTACGGTGTCCGTCGAAAAAAAACAGCAGCAACTTGCGCGTCTGCATCGGCGGCTGGCACACAGCACCGAGGCGCCGCGCGTCCCTGCGGGCAAGCGCCGTCACCTGTGGCGCAGGATGGTGGCAGTGGCGGCGATGTTTCTGCTTCTGGTCGGGGGCAGCTGGTATTACTTTCAGCTTCAACCCCTGGTCTATACCGCTTCCGACAGCACCCAGGTCATCACCCTGCCCGACGGTTCGCAGGTAACCCTCAATGCGCACGCCAGTCTGCGTGTGCCCCGGCGGTGGTCGGCTGCCGGGCGGCACGTGTGGCTGACCGGACAAGGCTTTTTTGAGGTCGAAAAACAACAAACAACCGAGGGTCCTGTCAAGTTTACCGTCCACACCTCCGACCTCGACATTCAGGTGCTGGGGACGCGCTTCGACGTCAACCAGCAGCAGACCCACACGCAGGTCGTCCTGGAAGAAGGCAGCGTGCAACTCCGCCTGCATGCTACCGCCGACTCGCTGATTCGGATGCAACCCGGCGATTACGTACAGTACTCGCGAACGAGCCGACAGTTGGTAGAAAAAACGGTTAATCCCAAGCAGTATACGGCCTGGCTTGCCCACAAGCTCGTTTTCGACCAGATGCCGTTGCACGAGCTGGCCGGCGTGATCCAGCAGACGTATGGGCGGCCGGTCATTATCCGGGACTCCACCGCCGGACGACGCAACATCAGCGGAACGCTGCCCTCCGACGACCTGGAGGTACTTCTTGAGATTTTGCAGGAAGGCTTCGGCGTATCGATTGTGGAGAAGGAAGATACCTTGATTTTACAGTAG